In Miniphocaeibacter halophilus, the following proteins share a genomic window:
- a CDS encoding NAD(P)/FAD-dependent oxidoreductase: MYDVLIIGGGFSGSAIARELSKYNAKIAVLEKTEDICEGTSKANTALAHGGFDAKPGTLKAKLNVQGNKMMDKLTKDLNIPFERNGALVLCFDEKDIPKLEELKERGEKNGVPGLSIINQEELRKLEPNITDDAVAALLCESAGIICTFTLNFALAENAYENGVEFFFNTAVEGFTKKEDRWIVHTNNGDYEAKAVVNAAGVYADELHNMVSSKKHSITPRRGQYFLMDKQVGDTVKRTVFQLPTKFGKGIVVTPTVDGNLLIGPTAEDIEDKEGVDTTKEGLDEIMEKSKMTLKSFPYGSVITSFSGLRAHDEEDDFVVEEVEDAEYFFDALGIESPGLTSSPAIGLMMANLIRDKLNLQEKDNFKETREGLPLTNRMTPEEHKALIEKDSSFSKIICRCEMITEGEIVAAIHSPLGGKTLDGLKRRVRAGAGRCQGGFCSPKVIEIISRELNIPQEEVMKNNSNSKIILGRTKE; encoded by the coding sequence ATGTATGATGTTTTAATAATAGGAGGCGGATTTTCCGGTTCTGCTATTGCAAGAGAATTATCAAAATATAATGCTAAAATTGCAGTTTTGGAAAAAACAGAAGATATTTGTGAAGGAACTTCAAAGGCTAATACAGCTTTAGCTCATGGTGGATTTGACGCAAAACCTGGAACATTAAAAGCAAAATTAAATGTTCAAGGTAATAAAATGATGGATAAATTAACGAAAGATTTAAATATTCCTTTTGAAAGAAATGGAGCTTTAGTTCTTTGTTTTGATGAAAAAGATATTCCTAAATTAGAAGAACTAAAGGAAAGAGGAGAAAAAAATGGAGTTCCCGGACTAAGTATAATAAATCAAGAAGAGTTAAGAAAATTAGAACCTAATATTACCGATGATGCTGTAGCAGCTTTATTGTGCGAAAGTGCTGGAATAATATGTACCTTTACATTAAATTTCGCTTTAGCTGAAAATGCATATGAAAACGGAGTTGAATTCTTCTTTAATACAGCTGTAGAAGGATTTACAAAAAAAGAAGACAGATGGATAGTTCATACTAATAATGGTGATTACGAAGCAAAGGCAGTAGTTAATGCTGCTGGAGTATATGCTGATGAATTACACAATATGGTTTCCAGTAAAAAACATTCAATAACACCTAGAAGGGGACAATATTTCCTAATGGACAAACAAGTTGGAGATACTGTAAAAAGAACTGTTTTCCAATTACCTACAAAATTCGGAAAGGGAATAGTAGTAACACCTACAGTAGATGGTAATTTACTAATAGGACCAACTGCAGAAGACATTGAAGACAAAGAAGGAGTAGATACTACTAAAGAAGGTTTAGATGAAATTATGGAAAAATCTAAAATGACTTTAAAATCATTTCCTTACGGATCTGTTATTACATCTTTCTCCGGCTTAAGAGCTCATGATGAAGAAGATGATTTTGTTGTAGAAGAAGTTGAAGATGCAGAATATTTCTTCGATGCGCTAGGTATAGAGTCTCCAGGTTTAACAAGTAGTCCTGCTATTGGACTTATGATGGCAAATCTTATAAGGGATAAATTAAATTTACAGGAAAAAGATAATTTTAAAGAAACCCGTGAAGGATTGCCTTTAACTAACAGAATGACACCTGAAGAACATAAGGCTTTAATAGAAAAGGATAGTTCATTTTCAAAAATCATCTGTAGATGTGAAATGATAACTGAAGGAGAAATAGTAGCAGCCATTCATTCACCATTAGGTGGAAAAACTTTAGATGGACTAAAAAGAAGAGTTAGAGCTGGTGCTGGTAGATGTCAAGGTGGATTTTGTTCTCCTAAAGTAATAGAAATAATATCTAGGGAACTTAATATTCCACAAGAAGAAGTAATGAAAAATAATTCCAACTCTAAAATTATTTTAGGAAGAACTAAGGAATAA
- a CDS encoding MIP/aquaporin family protein, protein MNNTTILIGELIGTFLLVLLGDGVVANNNLKKTGMNSAGPIQITIAWGFAVLIPAFIFGEATGAHFNPALTIGLAIDGSIAVSTIPYYIIGQLVGAFLGACLVYLLYKPHFDLTNDNATIRGCFCTAPSIRNPIYNLLSEIVGTFVLVFAIKGIGQVSNIAPGVDKLLVFGIIVSIGMSLGGLTGYAINPARDFGPRLAYAVLPFNVKKDPDFGYAWIPIVGPIIGAIIAVLLYGAIF, encoded by the coding sequence ATGAATAATACTACAATTTTAATAGGTGAATTAATTGGAACTTTTCTATTGGTTCTATTAGGTGATGGTGTTGTTGCAAATAATAATTTGAAAAAAACCGGCATGAACAGTGCTGGACCAATTCAAATTACAATAGCATGGGGTTTTGCAGTTTTAATACCTGCCTTTATATTTGGTGAAGCAACAGGTGCTCATTTTAATCCTGCTTTAACCATAGGACTAGCAATAGATGGAAGTATTGCTGTATCGACTATTCCTTACTATATAATCGGTCAACTAGTAGGTGCTTTCCTAGGTGCTTGTTTAGTCTATTTACTATATAAACCTCATTTTGATTTAACAAATGACAATGCAACAATTAGAGGTTGTTTTTGTACTGCACCATCAATTAGAAATCCAATATACAACTTATTAAGTGAAATAGTTGGTACCTTTGTATTGGTATTCGCTATTAAAGGAATTGGACAAGTGAGCAATATAGCTCCAGGAGTAGATAAACTCTTGGTGTTTGGAATAATAGTATCAATAGGTATGTCACTAGGTGGATTGACTGGATATGCAATAAATCCTGCAAGGGATTTTGGACCAAGACTAGCTTATGCAGTTCTACCTTTTAATGTAAAAAAAGATCCTGATTTTGGATATGCTTGGATTCCAATAGTCGGACCAATAATAGGTGCTATTATAGCAGTTTTACTATATGGTGCTATTTTTTAA
- the glpK gene encoding glycerol kinase GlpK gives MTKYIMALDAGTTSNRCILFNKKGEICSVAQKEFTQIFPKPGWVEHNAKEIWSTIMGVAVEAMSNLNIRADDVAGIGITNQRETTVVWDKITGEPVYNAIVWQCRRTSKFCDELKQAGYEDMVKEKTGLLIDAYFSATKLKWILDNVEGAREKADKGELLFGTIDTWIIWKLTNGKVHVTDYSNASRTMLYNINTLEWDKEILELLDIPENMLPEVKPSSEIYGYCDSNYLGGSIPISGAAGDQQASLFGQTCFQKGDAKNTYGTGAFLLMNTGEKPVYSTHGLVTTIAWGLDGKINYALEGSIFVAGSAIQWLRDELRILDSAADSEYMATRVPDTNDCYVVPAFTGLGAPYWDQYARGAIVGITRGVNKYHIIRATVESLAYLSYDVLEVMEKDSGAKMKTLKVDGGASQNDFLMQFQADLLNVKVQRPKFVETTALGAAYLAGLAVGYWENLDDIKQNWELSREFIPSLSEEEIQNKIKRWRKAVTYSLSWADK, from the coding sequence ATGACAAAGTATATTATGGCATTAGATGCTGGTACTACTAGCAATAGATGTATATTATTTAATAAAAAAGGAGAAATTTGTTCTGTAGCACAAAAGGAATTTACTCAAATATTTCCTAAACCGGGTTGGGTTGAACACAATGCTAAGGAAATTTGGTCAACTATTATGGGGGTAGCTGTTGAAGCAATGTCGAACCTTAATATAAGAGCAGATGATGTAGCAGGAATAGGAATTACAAATCAAAGGGAAACCACTGTAGTTTGGGATAAAATTACCGGAGAGCCAGTTTACAATGCAATCGTTTGGCAATGTAGAAGAACTTCTAAATTCTGTGATGAATTAAAACAAGCAGGTTATGAAGATATGGTTAAGGAAAAAACAGGTCTTTTGATAGATGCCTATTTTTCGGCAACTAAACTAAAATGGATTTTAGACAATGTTGAAGGTGCAAGGGAAAAAGCTGATAAGGGAGAATTGCTTTTTGGTACCATAGACACTTGGATAATATGGAAATTAACCAATGGAAAAGTTCATGTTACTGACTATTCCAATGCTTCAAGAACAATGCTTTACAATATAAACACTTTAGAATGGGATAAGGAAATATTAGAGCTATTGGATATTCCAGAAAATATGTTGCCTGAAGTTAAACCTTCAAGTGAAATTTACGGCTATTGCGATTCTAATTACTTAGGAGGATCTATACCTATATCCGGAGCAGCTGGTGACCAACAAGCTTCTTTATTTGGACAAACTTGTTTCCAAAAAGGTGATGCTAAAAACACTTACGGCACTGGTGCCTTCCTATTAATGAATACAGGAGAAAAACCTGTTTACAGTACCCATGGTTTAGTAACAACTATAGCTTGGGGATTAGATGGCAAAATTAACTACGCTTTAGAAGGTTCTATTTTCGTTGCAGGCTCAGCTATACAATGGCTTAGAGACGAACTAAGAATATTAGACTCTGCAGCAGATAGTGAATATATGGCAACAAGAGTTCCAGATACTAATGACTGTTACGTTGTGCCGGCATTTACAGGACTGGGAGCTCCTTACTGGGATCAATACGCTAGAGGCGCTATTGTAGGAATAACCAGAGGAGTTAATAAATATCATATTATAAGAGCTACTGTAGAATCCTTAGCTTATTTATCCTATGATGTTTTAGAAGTTATGGAAAAAGATTCCGGTGCAAAAATGAAAACTTTAAAAGTCGATGGAGGTGCTAGTCAAAATGATTTCTTAATGCAATTCCAAGCAGACTTATTAAACGTAAAGGTTCAAAGACCAAAATTTGTTGAAACTACAGCTTTAGGAGCTGCTTATTTAGCAGGACTAGCTGTTGGTTACTGGGAAAATTTAGATGATATAAAACAAAATTGGGAATTATCAAGAGAATTTATACCTAGCTTATCAGAAGAAGAAATTCAAAATAAAATCAAGCGTTGGAGAAAGGCAGTTACCTATTCTCTAAGCTGGGCTGATAAATAG
- a CDS encoding glycerol-3-phosphate responsive antiterminator, whose amino-acid sequence MNRLINMLESNPTVAAIKNDEDLKTVLENDNDVVFILYGDICNIADIVNKLKEFNKIAIVHIDLISGLSSKDVSVDFIKKHTSADGIISTKPMIIKRAKELGLWAILRFFIFDTISFENISKALKHVTPDMIEVLPGLMPKIIKKINNMVDIPIIVGGLIDEKSDVISALNAGAFAISTSDHKIWKM is encoded by the coding sequence ATGAATAGGTTAATTAATATGTTGGAATCGAATCCAACTGTTGCTGCAATTAAAAATGATGAGGACTTAAAAACCGTCCTAGAAAACGATAACGATGTTGTTTTTATACTATATGGCGATATTTGTAATATTGCAGATATAGTCAACAAATTAAAAGAATTTAACAAAATTGCAATTGTACATATAGATTTAATATCTGGTTTATCCTCCAAGGATGTTAGTGTAGATTTTATAAAAAAACACACTAGTGCCGATGGAATTATTTCTACTAAACCAATGATAATTAAACGAGCAAAAGAATTAGGTCTTTGGGCTATTTTACGTTTCTTTATTTTTGACACTATTTCTTTTGAAAATATATCAAAAGCTTTAAAGCATGTAACTCCAGATATGATAGAAGTTTTACCTGGGTTAATGCCTAAAATAATAAAGAAAATCAATAATATGGTAGATATACCAATTATTGTAGGAGGTTTGATAGACGAAAAAAGCGATGTTATAAGTGCATTAAATGCGGGAGCATTTGCAATATCCACAAGTGATCATAAAATTTGGAAAATGTAG
- a CDS encoding ABC transporter substrate-binding protein yields the protein MNNKKNFLKFKVLGIFLSLVLILTSCSSPAEKETNSTDVSQKQEVTIETRKITNVDGTEYEIPEEITGVAPTIGAFAHITAMLGGSEKLVATIPNLSDLFKTVWPKTNPDGYDTSNIEDIIASGAQITYGPNYTEEQMQQLEAANIVTLKVNAFSNVEEMKNIVTLIGDILGDDAPEKAKEFNEYYDNNISFVKEKTKDLKEEEKIKVLNLRTSGGNYTTVNGKDISAEYAKAAGGIFVSDSYEGVSGEMTVNAEQILEWNPDVIFTMGAESGETIKNDPALASVEAVKNEQVFVEPSGTYPWSVRSAEGALMPLFLGKIMYPDIFEDLSIEDETKKFYDEIYGYKLSEEEVETIMAGEK from the coding sequence GTGAATAATAAAAAAAATTTTTTAAAGTTTAAAGTGTTAGGTATATTTTTATCTTTAGTTTTAATTCTAACAAGTTGTAGTAGTCCAGCAGAAAAAGAAACTAATTCTACTGATGTTAGTCAAAAACAAGAAGTAACAATAGAGACTAGAAAAATTACCAATGTAGATGGAACAGAATATGAAATTCCAGAAGAAATAACAGGAGTAGCTCCTACTATTGGTGCATTTGCTCATATAACAGCCATGTTAGGCGGAAGTGAAAAATTAGTTGCTACAATTCCTAATTTAAGCGATTTGTTTAAAACAGTTTGGCCAAAAACAAATCCGGATGGCTATGACACTTCAAATATTGAAGATATTATTGCCTCAGGAGCACAAATAACCTATGGCCCAAATTATACAGAAGAACAAATGCAACAACTTGAAGCTGCAAATATTGTTACACTTAAAGTGAATGCTTTCTCAAATGTAGAAGAAATGAAGAATATTGTAACTTTAATAGGAGATATACTGGGAGATGATGCTCCTGAAAAAGCAAAAGAATTCAATGAATACTATGATAATAATATTTCCTTTGTAAAAGAAAAAACAAAGGATCTTAAAGAAGAAGAAAAAATTAAAGTGTTAAATTTAAGAACTAGTGGTGGAAATTACACAACAGTTAATGGTAAAGACATTTCAGCAGAATATGCAAAAGCTGCTGGAGGAATATTTGTTTCCGATAGTTATGAAGGAGTTTCCGGAGAAATGACAGTAAATGCTGAACAAATTCTAGAATGGAATCCTGACGTTATATTTACCATGGGTGCTGAATCCGGAGAAACAATAAAAAATGATCCGGCACTTGCAAGTGTAGAAGCAGTGAAAAATGAACAGGTTTTTGTTGAACCTTCAGGTACTTACCCTTGGTCTGTTAGATCTGCTGAGGGAGCATTAATGCCATTATTTTTAGGAAAAATCATGTATCCGGATATATTTGAAGATCTTTCAATAGAAGATGAAACAAAAAAATTCTATGATGAAATATATGGGTATAAACTTTCTGAAGAAGAAGTAGAAACAATTATGGCTGGTGAAAAATAA
- a CDS encoding ABC transporter ATP-binding protein, whose protein sequence is MVLIKINVENLAYGYNNKAIMKNFNLEINSGEILSLLGPNGAGKTTLFKSLLGILPTINGEIKYDNKNIKNISKQELAKFIAYVPQIHNTPFAFQVIDVVLMGRTAHLGAFGNPTKIDIEKAYNALEELQISSLAEKIFTELSGGERQMVMIARALVQEPKFIMLDEPTSSLDFGNQVKVLEQLLKLSKNDIGIVMTTHTPDHAILLSGKVVLLYGHGNYLFGTTEEVITENKLSKAYGVEIKLLENFVKEERIKYCYPIINTI, encoded by the coding sequence GTGGTCTTAATTAAAATAAATGTAGAAAATTTAGCTTATGGCTATAACAATAAAGCTATAATGAAAAACTTTAATCTTGAAATAAATTCCGGAGAAATTCTTTCCTTACTTGGACCTAACGGAGCCGGTAAAACTACTTTATTTAAATCTTTACTTGGAATCCTACCAACTATAAATGGGGAAATTAAATATGATAATAAAAATATAAAGAATATTTCAAAACAAGAATTAGCAAAATTCATAGCTTATGTTCCTCAAATACATAATACCCCTTTTGCCTTTCAAGTCATAGATGTGGTTTTAATGGGACGTACTGCACATTTAGGTGCTTTTGGAAATCCAACTAAAATAGATATTGAAAAAGCATATAATGCATTAGAAGAACTGCAAATTTCATCTTTAGCTGAAAAAATATTTACAGAATTATCTGGTGGGGAAAGACAAATGGTTATGATTGCCAGAGCTCTAGTACAGGAGCCAAAATTTATTATGCTAGATGAACCTACTTCCAGCTTAGATTTTGGAAATCAAGTTAAAGTATTAGAACAACTTTTAAAATTGTCAAAAAATGATATTGGAATAGTAATGACAACTCATACACCTGATCACGCTATACTCCTTAGTGGAAAGGTTGTACTTCTCTACGGACATGGTAATTATTTATTTGGTACAACAGAGGAGGTGATTACGGAAAACAAATTGTCAAAGGCTTATGGCGTCGAAATAAAATTATTGGAAAATTTTGTAAAAGAAGAAAGAATTAAATATTGTTATCCAATAATCAATACTATTTAG
- a CDS encoding FecCD family ABC transporter permease, whose amino-acid sequence MNRNKTNNLRKKINKDNIILIFLLVMLIILALFSITLGRYGIPFKTVYTTIKDVVFGNLAIDSKEASVIFIIRIPRIIMAIIVGASLSVAGAAYQGMFKNPMVSPDLLGVAAGASVGACIGLLLSLNSIEVQILAFVSGLIAVLLVMLISSAVSQTGSNNLLTLVLSGTVISSLCTAVTSLIKYIADTETKLPEITFWLMGSLAKTGAWKNVIVLLIMFLIGAIPLYFLRWKINVMAFGEEEAQTMGIDTKKLRIIIITCSTLLTASSVATCGVIGWVGLVVPHISRFLVGPNYLKLLPCSMLAGGLFMLLVDTVARNLTAGEIPLGILTSIIGAPVFIYMLFKGRKAWS is encoded by the coding sequence ATGAATAGAAATAAAACCAACAATTTAAGAAAAAAAATTAATAAGGATAATATTATTTTAATATTTTTACTAGTTATGCTTATAATATTGGCGCTTTTTTCCATTACCCTTGGAAGATACGGTATTCCTTTTAAAACGGTATATACAACTATTAAGGATGTAGTATTTGGCAATTTAGCCATAGATTCTAAGGAAGCTTCTGTAATATTCATAATTAGAATTCCAAGAATAATTATGGCAATAATAGTAGGTGCGTCCTTATCGGTAGCCGGCGCTGCTTATCAGGGAATGTTTAAAAACCCTATGGTTTCCCCTGATTTACTAGGAGTGGCAGCCGGTGCATCTGTCGGTGCCTGTATTGGACTACTCCTATCGCTAAATAGTATAGAGGTTCAAATTTTAGCATTTGTTTCCGGATTAATAGCTGTTTTACTAGTTATGTTAATTAGCTCTGCAGTTTCACAAACCGGAAGTAATAATCTACTTACCTTGGTTTTATCCGGAACTGTTATTTCCTCTCTTTGTACAGCTGTTACATCCTTAATTAAATATATTGCAGATACAGAAACAAAATTACCGGAGATAACTTTCTGGCTTATGGGAAGTTTAGCAAAAACAGGAGCGTGGAAAAATGTAATTGTCCTACTCATAATGTTTCTAATTGGTGCAATACCCTTGTATTTTTTACGATGGAAAATAAATGTTATGGCTTTTGGAGAGGAAGAAGCTCAAACTATGGGAATAGATACAAAAAAATTAAGAATAATAATTATTACCTGCTCAACTTTATTAACGGCTTCTTCAGTTGCAACCTGTGGAGTTATTGGCTGGGTAGGTTTAGTAGTGCCACATATTTCCAGATTTTTAGTTGGTCCTAATTATTTAAAATTATTACCTTGCTCTATGTTAGCAGGCGGATTATTTATGCTTCTAGTGGATACTGTAGCAAGAAATTTAACAGCAGGTGAAATTCCTCTAGGTATACTTACATCAATTATTGGTGCTCCTGTATTTATTTATATGTTATTTAAAGGAAGAAAGGCGTGGTCTTAA
- a CDS encoding molybdopterin molybdotransferase MoeA, whose product MNLENLPKIDEVLSSLYSRLKLQRKVEYIPLNQAANRVLAEDMLSKNTLPVVRSSKLDGVAVNFSDFQENYPERKIWEKDIDYCLADTGDDFNPKFDTVIPIENITFLKDGNIKLSPDFILNKYSGVNKSGSHLKSQELLIKKDTLLNFFHLNLMASGGYNALPVYEKPIVTYIPTGNELIYPSISPSRGENIESNGIMVRNLIEQWGARLITYPICKDIRANLNSILDEALFFSDIVLINGGSSKGSEDFNTKIIEDKSSFFQHRVKVAPGFPIGIGIIDNKPVINLPGPPIATFAAMHWCVKNLINYYLKVNNPLKNIAYGELATDLKTPEKIDLYLLLRIDILQNKLVVRPFSNKERHAEKMHLCNAITRVPAGSNLRKGDSIKFEWI is encoded by the coding sequence ATGAATTTAGAAAATCTACCTAAAATAGATGAAGTTTTATCTTCTTTGTATAGTAGGTTGAAATTACAAAGAAAAGTGGAGTATATTCCATTAAATCAAGCTGCTAACCGCGTTTTAGCTGAAGATATGCTAAGTAAAAACACCTTGCCGGTAGTAAGGAGTTCAAAATTAGATGGTGTTGCTGTCAACTTTTCAGATTTTCAAGAAAATTATCCAGAAAGAAAAATATGGGAAAAGGATATAGATTATTGTTTAGCAGATACAGGAGATGACTTTAACCCAAAATTTGATACAGTTATTCCTATTGAAAATATTACTTTTCTAAAAGATGGAAACATAAAATTATCTCCGGATTTTATTTTAAATAAATACAGTGGTGTAAACAAAAGTGGAAGTCATTTGAAAAGTCAGGAATTATTAATAAAAAAAGATACTCTCTTAAATTTTTTTCATTTAAATTTAATGGCTAGTGGTGGTTATAATGCACTTCCGGTTTATGAAAAACCTATAGTTACCTACATACCAACGGGAAATGAACTAATTTATCCAAGTATTTCTCCAAGTAGGGGGGAAAATATTGAAAGTAATGGTATTATGGTAAGAAATTTAATAGAACAATGGGGTGCTAGGCTAATTACATATCCTATTTGTAAGGACATAAGGGCGAATTTAAACTCAATATTAGATGAGGCTTTATTTTTTTCCGATATTGTACTTATAAATGGAGGGTCCTCAAAAGGTAGCGAGGACTTTAACACTAAAATTATAGAGGATAAAAGCAGTTTCTTTCAACATAGAGTCAAGGTTGCTCCCGGTTTTCCAATAGGAATAGGTATTATTGATAATAAACCGGTTATTAACCTACCGGGTCCACCTATAGCTACTTTTGCAGCTATGCATTGGTGTGTAAAAAATTTGATTAATTACTATTTAAAGGTAAATAATCCCTTAAAGAATATTGCTTACGGAGAGCTTGCTACAGACTTAAAAACTCCCGAAAAAATAGACCTTTATCTTCTTTTAAGGATTGATATTCTACAAAATAAGTTAGTTGTAAGGCCTTTTTCTAATAAAGAACGCCATGCAGAAAAAATGCATCTTTGTAATGCTATAACCAGGGTTCCTGCCGGCTCTAATTTAAGAAAAGGAGATTCAATAAAATTTGAATGGATTTAA
- a CDS encoding M48 family metallopeptidase, producing the protein MIKTLEYNNEKIHYKLQRKNVKNINIRIKNNIVNISANNSVSEKYIEDILFSKWDWLIKALNKKENIFLQNKEYKYISGEEFLYLGEKYCLNVIKANENKVILNNDLNLYIEDSKDTNTMKRILDNWFLNEMDYVFKDSLKRNYPLITAYTKVKPKLKYRKMTASWGNCRMPSGIITLNKYLIRTPLNFIDYVMVHELVHLVHQNHGKNFYKLLEKLMPDWKIKKEIGNNYN; encoded by the coding sequence ATGATAAAAACACTAGAATACAATAACGAAAAAATTCATTATAAATTACAAAGAAAAAATGTAAAGAACATCAATATTAGAATAAAAAATAATATAGTAAATATTTCCGCAAATAATTCTGTTTCTGAAAAGTATATTGAAGATATACTTTTCTCCAAATGGGATTGGCTTATAAAGGCCCTTAATAAAAAAGAAAATATTTTTTTACAAAATAAAGAATATAAATATATCTCAGGAGAGGAGTTTTTATATTTAGGTGAAAAATATTGTCTTAATGTAATTAAAGCAAATGAAAATAAGGTTATTTTAAATAATGATTTAAACCTATATATAGAAGATAGTAAGGATACAAATACCATGAAAAGAATTTTAGATAATTGGTTCTTAAATGAAATGGATTATGTTTTTAAAGACTCCCTTAAAAGAAACTATCCCTTAATTACAGCCTATACCAAGGTAAAACCTAAATTAAAATACAGGAAAATGACTGCTTCTTGGGGAAATTGTAGGATGCCTTCAGGAATAATTACTTTAAATAAATATTTAATAAGAACTCCTTTGAATTTTATAGATTATGTTATGGTTCATGAATTAGTTCATTTAGTCCATCAAAACCATGGAAAGAATTTTTATAAGCTACTTGAAAAACTTATGCCAGATTGGAAAATAAAAAAGGAAATAGGAAATAATTATAATTAA
- a CDS encoding complex I 24 kDa subunit family protein produces MSFTFDYEANADRLEEFESFIDKEKTKKGSLMAILHKGQKLFGYLPIEIQEIISKKTKIPIAEIYGVVTFYSQFSLVPKGKHEIGVCLGTACYVRGAQDVLDEVKDQLGIDVGGTTSDLNFSIQATRCIGACGLAPVMTISGDVYGKLKTEDIKEILDSYRNEEVKK; encoded by the coding sequence ATGTCTTTTACTTTTGATTACGAAGCTAATGCAGATAGATTAGAAGAGTTTGAAAGTTTTATTGACAAGGAAAAAACAAAAAAAGGTTCCCTTATGGCAATTTTACACAAGGGACAAAAATTATTCGGCTATTTACCAATAGAAATACAGGAAATTATATCAAAGAAAACTAAAATTCCAATTGCTGAAATATATGGAGTTGTTACTTTTTATTCCCAGTTTTCCCTAGTTCCAAAGGGAAAGCATGAAATAGGTGTATGTTTAGGAACAGCTTGTTATGTTAGGGGAGCTCAAGATGTATTAGATGAGGTTAAAGATCAATTAGGAATTGATGTTGGAGGTACTACATCGGATTTAAACTTTTCAATACAAGCAACTCGTTGTATAGGTGCTTGTGGACTTGCTCCAGTAATGACTATTTCCGGTGATGTTTATGGTAAGTTAAAAACAGAGGATATAAAGGAAATATTGGATTCTTATAGAAACGAAGAGGTGAAAAAATAA